In Nilaparvata lugens isolate BPH chromosome 5, ASM1435652v1, whole genome shotgun sequence, the following proteins share a genomic window:
- the LOC111052612 gene encoding histone H2B, producing the protein MPPKTSGKAAKKAGKAQKNIAKGDKKKKRKRKESYAVYIYKVLKQVHPDTGISSKAMSIMNSFVNDIFERIAAEASRLAHYNKRSTITSREIQTAVRLLLPGELAKHAVSEGTKAVTKYTSSK; encoded by the coding sequence ATGCCACCCAAGACAAGCGGTAAAGCAGCGAAGAAGGCCGGCAAGGCGCAGAAGAACATTGCCAAGggagacaagaagaagaaacgcAAGAGGAAGGAGAGCTATGCCGTGTACATCTACAAGGTGCTGAAGCAAGTTCACCCAGACACTGGTATCTCGTCCAAGGCGATGTCGATCATGAACAGCTTTGTCAACGACATTTTCGAGCGCATCGCGGCCGAGGCAAGCCGACTGGCTCACTACAACAAACGTTCAACCATCACCAGCCGGGAGATCCAGACCGCTGTGCGTCTTCTGCTGCCCGGTGAACTGGCCAAGCACGCAGTCAGTGAAGGAACCAAGGCTGTCACCAAGTACACCAGCTCCAAGTAG
- the LOC111052606 gene encoding histone H2A: MSGRGKGGKVKGKAKSRSSRAGLQFPVGRIHRLLRKGNYAERVGAGAPVYLAAVMEYLAAEVLELAGNAARDNKKTRIIPRHLQLAIRNDEELNKLLSGVTIAQGGVLPNIQAVLLPKKTEKKA; this comes from the coding sequence ATGTCAGGCAGAGGCAAAGGCGGAAAAGTGAAGGGAAAGGCAAAGTCTCGCTCATCCCGTGCCGGACTCCAGTTCCCAGTCGGTCGTATCCATCGTCTGCTTCGCAAAGGCAACTACGCCGAGCGTGTTGGTGCTGGTGCTCCCGTCTATCTGGCCGCTGTCATGGAGTACCTGGCCGCTGAAGTGTTGGAGTTGGCTGGCAACGCCGCCCGTGACAACAAGAAGACTCGTATCATTCCGCGTCACTTGCAACTGGCAATCAGGAACGACGAGGAGCTGAACAAGCTGTTGTCCGGCGTAACAATCGCACAGGGTGGTGTCCTGCCCAACATCCAGGCTGTCCTCTTGCCGAAAAAGACCGAGAAGAAGGCTTAA